A genomic segment from Glycine soja cultivar W05 chromosome 20, ASM419377v2, whole genome shotgun sequence encodes:
- the LOC114402547 gene encoding uncharacterized protein LOC114402547 — MNMLLWLPAYPTIQPGWDLDDEIHATFFKCISWQVEETLDTVNCPYHYFCDKTYPSNYPLVVDILVLLFTAASYFVTLAILVMDMSSGRGRIFLCQSKRFLLPSGPISLPLIILAFAKGPQINTIFPLNCIGPAILLMVLISALSFDNAADKDFKYTFFVASTVSGILHASLYLDSVVLPYYTGFDALMSSTFSGN, encoded by the exons ATGAATATGTTGCTCTGGCTCCCAGCATACCCAACAATCCAACCTGGCTGGGACCTAGATGATGAAATCCATGCCACATTCTTCAAATGCATCAGTTGGCAAGTGGAGGAAACCTTGGATACAGTCAATTGCCCTTACCATTATTTCTGTGATAAAACGTACCCTTCAAACTACCCTCTTGTTGTTGATATCTTGGTCCTTCTCTTCACAGCAGCTTCTTACTTTGTGACTCTTGCCATATTGGTAATGGACATGAGTTCAGGAAGAGGCAGAATCTTTTTGTGTCAATCAAAAAGATTCCTTCTGCCCTCAGGTCCTATATCCCTCCCTCTAATAATATTAGCCTTTGCAAAGGGTCCTCAAATCAACACAATATTCCCACTCAATTGCATTGGTCCTGCaattcttctaatggttctcatTTCTGCATTGTCCTTTGACAATGCAGCTGATAAGGACTTCAAGTACACTTTTTTTGTGGCATCAACAGTGTCTGGCATTTTGCATGCAAGCTTGTATCTGGATTCCGTTGTGCTGCCTTACTACACAGGTTTTGATGCACTCATGTCCTCAACATTTTCAG GAAATTAA
- the LOC114401463 gene encoding protein TRANSPARENT TESTA 16-like, with protein sequence MGRGKIEIKRIENTTTRQVTFSKRRGGLLKKTKELSVLCDAKIGIIIFSSTGKMREWCTEPFRMEQIIEQYQISKGTPIAERGHDHPREEFFHNMAMLRQQTIRLELEIQRYLGEDMRGLQYEDLTKLEQELENSVARIRNRQNELLQQQMENLRRKERILEEENNHFSNWEHHQAVLEFQKAAATVEASKPMYVMDHFSFFEEQPAGSILQLASPMLPHFHPYLQLAQPNIQDSVRGQSYNNEQ encoded by the exons ATGGGACGTGGAAAGATTGAGATAAAGAGGATCGAGAACACCACCACAAGGCAAGTGACCTTCTCCAAAAGAAGAGGTGGCCTCTTGAAGAAGACAAAGGAGCTTTCTGTGCTTTGTGATGCTAAGATTGGGATTATCATCTTCTCCAGCACCGGGAAGATGAGGGAATGGTGCACCGAACCCTTTAG GATGGAGCAGATCATAGAGCAGTACCAGATATCAAAAGGAACTCCCATAGCGGAACGTGGACATGATCATCCCCGA GAAGAATTTTTCCATAATATGGCAATGCTGAGGCAGCAAACTATCCGTCTTGAATTGGAAATTCAACGCTATCTTGGAGAGGACATGAGGGGTTTACAATATGAAGATTTGACTAAACTTGAACAAGAATTGGAGAACTCTGTGGCAAGGATTCGAAACCGTCAA AATGAGCTCTTGCAACAGCAAATGGAGAATCTACGAAGGAAG GAAAGGATCTTGGAAGAGGAAAACAATCATTTTTCCAACTGG GAACACCACCAAGCAGTGTTGGAGTTTCAGAAGGCTGCTGCTACAGTGGAAGCAAGCAAACCAATGTATGTGATGGATCACTTCTCATTCTTTGAAGAGCAACCTGCTGGGAGCATCCTTCAACTAGCTTCTCCTATGCTTCCACACTTTCATCCATATCTTCAGCTGGCACAGCCCAATATCCAAGACTCAGTCAGGGGCCAAAGCTATAACAATG AGCAATAG
- the LOC114403907 gene encoding ascorbate transporter, chloroplastic-like isoform X1, giving the protein MALGGLVSNRNFTCFIGPGSVYQLGKDLSPQRGGISCAFVARYGGQIAKDPFSRCWHGMCFHAKEPLNEKVSKPIPTFHDEVQHCSPLSQKSIHCMNMKLKASRRCQYFLSSDPYSSSLIQQRAVYGLGLNKLGKANTARVHYKSEEHDITEAKMDPLESTEGTGESILLEGNVPQVSSWWQQFPKRWVIVLLCFAAFLLCNMDRVNMSIAILPMSQEFNWNSATVGLIQSSFFWGYLLTQILGGIWADKIGGKLVLGFGVVWWSMATVLTPIAARIGLPCLLIMRAFMGIGEGVAMPAMNNMLSKWIPVSERSRSLALVYSGMYLGSVVGLAFSPLLIQKFGWPSVFYSFGSLGSIWFALWLRKAYSSPKDDPDLGVEEKRLILEGNVSNAPVSSIPWKLILSKAPVWALIISHFCHNWGTFILLTWMPTYYNQVLKFNLMESGLLCVLPWLTMAAFANIGGWIADTLVRKGLSITVVRKIMQSIGFLGPAFFLSQLSHVRTPAMAVLCMACSQGSDAFSQSGLYSNHQDIGPRYAGVLLGLSNTAGVLAGVFGTAATGFILQRGSWNDVFKVAVALYIIGTLVWNVFSTGEKVLD; this is encoded by the exons ATGGCTCTTGGTGGTTTGGTTTCCAACAGAAACTTCACTTGTTTCATTGGACCAG GAAGTGTATATCAATTGGGAAAGGATCTATCACCTCAAAGAGGGGGAATTTCTTGCGCATTTGTTGCACGTTATGGTGGTCAGATTGCAAAGGATCCTTTCTCAAGATGCTGGCATGGGATGTGTTTTCATGCTAAAGAACCTTTGAATGAGAAAGTTTCAAAACCAATACCAACATTTCATGATGAAGTGCAGCATTGTTCTCCACTATCCCAGAAATCCATTCACTGCATGAACATGAAACTTAAGGCCAGCAGAAGATGTCAGTACTTCCTCTCTTCAGATCCCTATAGCAGTAGCCTTATTCAACAAAGAGCAGTATATGGACTAGGTTTAAACAAACTTGGTAAGGCAAATACGGCTCGTGTTCATTACAAGTCTGAGGAGCATGATATAACAGAAGCAAAGATGGATCCTCTGGAATCAACTGAAGGGACAGGTGAATCCATTCTCCTGGAAGGAAATGTTCCACAAGTATCTTCTTGGTGGCAGCAGTTTCCTAAGCGATGGGTTATTGTATTGCTATGTTTTGCAGCATTTCTGCTGTGCAACATGGACCGT GTGAATATGAGCATAGCAATACTTCCAATGTCACAAGAGTTTAATTGGAACAGTGCAACGGTTGGCCTAATTCAATCATCTTTTTTCTGGGGCTATCTACTTACTCAG ATCCTTGGTGGCATATGGGCAGACAAAATTGGTGGGAAGCTAGTGCTAGGTTTTGGTGTTGTCTGGTGGTCAATGGCAACAGTTTTAACACCTATTGCTGCAAGAATTGGGCTCCCTTGTTTGCTTATTATGCGTGCCTTTATGGGGATTGGTGAG gGTGTTGCCATGCCTGCTATGAATAATATGCTTTCCAAGTGGATTCCTGTTTCGGAGAGAAGCAGATCACTTGCCCTAGTATATAGTGGCATGTACCTAGGTTCTGTGGTTGGCTTGGCATTCTCACCATTGCTAATCCAAAAATTTGGTTGGCCATCAGTGTTTTACTCCTTTGGATCTCTTGGAAGTATCTGGTTTGCCTTGTGGTTGAGAAAG GCATATAGCTCCCCAAAAGATGACCCTGATCTTGGGGTAGAGGAGAAAAGGCTCATACTGGAAGGCAATGTATCAAATGCACCTGTTTCTTCCATTCCttggaaattaattttatcaaaagcaCCTGTTTGGGCTCTTATAATCTCCCACTTCTGTCACAATTGGGGGACATTTATTCTTTTAACCTGGATGCCTACTTACTATAATCAG GTTCTAAAGTTCAACCTCATGGAATCTGGGCTCTTATGTGTTCTTCCATGGTTAACCATGGCAGCTTTTGCAAATATTGGTGGGTGGATTGCTGACACACTAGTGAGAAAAGGCCTATCCATAACAGTTGTTCGAAAG ATCATGCAATCAATCGGGTTTCTGGGTCCAGCCTTTTTCCTTTCACAGCTGAGCCATGTCAGAACACCTGCCATGGCTGTACTGTGCATGGCCTGTAGTCAG GGATCTGATGCATTCTCGCAATCTGGTCTGTATTCCAATCACCAAGACATTGGACCACGCTATGCT GGTGTATTGCTTGGACTATCGAATACCGCAGGAGTGCTTGCTGGTGTCTTTGGTACAGCTGCAACTGGATTCATACTCCAGCGAG GTTCTTGGAATGATGTTTTTAAGGTTGCTGTTGCATTGTACATAATAGGCACATTGGTGTGGAATGTCTTTTCAACTGGGGAGAAAGTTCTTGACTGA
- the LOC114403907 gene encoding ascorbate transporter, chloroplastic-like isoform X2, producing the protein MALGGLVSNRNFTCFIGPGSVYQLGKDLSPQRGGISCAFVARYGGQIAKDPFSRCWHGMCFHAKEPLNEKVSKPIPTFHDEVQHCSPLSQKSIHCMNMKLKASRRCQYFLSSDPYSSSLIQQRAVYGLGLNKLGKANTARVHYKSEEHDITEAKMDPLESTEGTGESILLEGNVPQVSSWWQQFPKRWVIVLLCFAAFLLCNMDRVNMSIAILPMSQEFNWNSATVGLIQSSFFWGYLLTQILGGIWADKIGGKLVLGFGVVWWSMATVLTPIAARIGLPCLLIMRAFMGIGEGVAMPAMNNMLSKWIPVSERSRSLALVYSGMYLGSVVGLAFSPLLIQKFGWPSVFYSFGSLGSIWFALWLRKAYSSPKDDPDLGVEEKRLILEGNVSNAPVSSIPWKLILSKAPVWALIISHFCHNWGTFILLTWMPTYYNQVLKFNLMESGLLCVLPWLTMAAFANIGGWIADTLVRKGLSITVVRKIMQSIGFLGPAFFLSQLSHVRTPAMAVLCMACSQGSDAFSQSGLYSNHQDIGPRYAGVLLGLSNTAGVLAGVFGTAATGFILQRGTLVWNVFSTGEKVLD; encoded by the exons ATGGCTCTTGGTGGTTTGGTTTCCAACAGAAACTTCACTTGTTTCATTGGACCAG GAAGTGTATATCAATTGGGAAAGGATCTATCACCTCAAAGAGGGGGAATTTCTTGCGCATTTGTTGCACGTTATGGTGGTCAGATTGCAAAGGATCCTTTCTCAAGATGCTGGCATGGGATGTGTTTTCATGCTAAAGAACCTTTGAATGAGAAAGTTTCAAAACCAATACCAACATTTCATGATGAAGTGCAGCATTGTTCTCCACTATCCCAGAAATCCATTCACTGCATGAACATGAAACTTAAGGCCAGCAGAAGATGTCAGTACTTCCTCTCTTCAGATCCCTATAGCAGTAGCCTTATTCAACAAAGAGCAGTATATGGACTAGGTTTAAACAAACTTGGTAAGGCAAATACGGCTCGTGTTCATTACAAGTCTGAGGAGCATGATATAACAGAAGCAAAGATGGATCCTCTGGAATCAACTGAAGGGACAGGTGAATCCATTCTCCTGGAAGGAAATGTTCCACAAGTATCTTCTTGGTGGCAGCAGTTTCCTAAGCGATGGGTTATTGTATTGCTATGTTTTGCAGCATTTCTGCTGTGCAACATGGACCGT GTGAATATGAGCATAGCAATACTTCCAATGTCACAAGAGTTTAATTGGAACAGTGCAACGGTTGGCCTAATTCAATCATCTTTTTTCTGGGGCTATCTACTTACTCAG ATCCTTGGTGGCATATGGGCAGACAAAATTGGTGGGAAGCTAGTGCTAGGTTTTGGTGTTGTCTGGTGGTCAATGGCAACAGTTTTAACACCTATTGCTGCAAGAATTGGGCTCCCTTGTTTGCTTATTATGCGTGCCTTTATGGGGATTGGTGAG gGTGTTGCCATGCCTGCTATGAATAATATGCTTTCCAAGTGGATTCCTGTTTCGGAGAGAAGCAGATCACTTGCCCTAGTATATAGTGGCATGTACCTAGGTTCTGTGGTTGGCTTGGCATTCTCACCATTGCTAATCCAAAAATTTGGTTGGCCATCAGTGTTTTACTCCTTTGGATCTCTTGGAAGTATCTGGTTTGCCTTGTGGTTGAGAAAG GCATATAGCTCCCCAAAAGATGACCCTGATCTTGGGGTAGAGGAGAAAAGGCTCATACTGGAAGGCAATGTATCAAATGCACCTGTTTCTTCCATTCCttggaaattaattttatcaaaagcaCCTGTTTGGGCTCTTATAATCTCCCACTTCTGTCACAATTGGGGGACATTTATTCTTTTAACCTGGATGCCTACTTACTATAATCAG GTTCTAAAGTTCAACCTCATGGAATCTGGGCTCTTATGTGTTCTTCCATGGTTAACCATGGCAGCTTTTGCAAATATTGGTGGGTGGATTGCTGACACACTAGTGAGAAAAGGCCTATCCATAACAGTTGTTCGAAAG ATCATGCAATCAATCGGGTTTCTGGGTCCAGCCTTTTTCCTTTCACAGCTGAGCCATGTCAGAACACCTGCCATGGCTGTACTGTGCATGGCCTGTAGTCAG GGATCTGATGCATTCTCGCAATCTGGTCTGTATTCCAATCACCAAGACATTGGACCACGCTATGCT GGTGTATTGCTTGGACTATCGAATACCGCAGGAGTGCTTGCTGGTGTCTTTGGTACAGCTGCAACTGGATTCATACTCCAGCGAG GCACATTGGTGTGGAATGTCTTTTCAACTGGGGAGAAAGTTCTTGACTGA